The following proteins are co-located in the Deinococcus sp. KNUC1210 genome:
- a CDS encoding branched-chain amino acid ABC transporter substrate-binding protein: MKKLGLSVLTLGALALGSAQAVTVIKVASMSPLSGPSNDQGLQIRNATEMVIKENRSAFLAMGFDLQFVAYDDQGDPTTGNANARRIAADNSILAMVGTMNSGVIIPSSESLAPSHVAMVSPSTTNPKVTDRGLANVNRVCARDDAQGPAGADFAINTLKAKKVYMLNDKTPYGQGLADAAQKEFQSKGVTVAASEGTEERSDFSSIITKIKLAKPDVIYFGGLYGQIGPFAKQLRESGVNTPVMGGDGLDSPDLLTLAGAGAKDVYFSTIAPPLNVVPAAKTVAVRYKAAYKKDIQGYGIMGYDSATVVVKGIMSAMKANGNKLPSRAQVESAIRKTNLTTGTLTGPIDFNSVGDRVTAKMYIRQIDAKLNVTTAGTVDVKAPKP, encoded by the coding sequence ATGAAGAAACTCGGTCTGTCTGTCCTGACGCTTGGTGCGCTCGCTCTCGGAAGCGCACAAGCCGTCACCGTGATCAAGGTCGCCAGCATGTCACCTCTCTCCGGCCCCAGCAACGACCAGGGTCTTCAGATCCGCAACGCCACCGAGATGGTCATCAAGGAGAACCGTTCGGCCTTCCTGGCGATGGGCTTCGACCTTCAGTTCGTCGCCTACGACGACCAGGGCGATCCCACCACCGGCAACGCCAACGCCCGCCGCATCGCCGCCGACAACAGCATCCTGGCGATGGTCGGCACCATGAACAGCGGCGTGATCATTCCCAGCAGCGAATCGCTCGCACCCAGCCACGTGGCGATGGTGTCGCCCTCGACCACCAACCCCAAGGTGACCGACCGCGGCCTTGCCAACGTCAACCGCGTCTGCGCCCGCGACGATGCCCAGGGTCCTGCCGGGGCTGACTTCGCCATCAACACCCTGAAGGCCAAGAAGGTCTACATGCTGAACGACAAGACCCCGTATGGTCAGGGTCTTGCCGACGCCGCCCAGAAGGAGTTCCAGTCCAAGGGCGTCACCGTCGCTGCCTCGGAAGGCACCGAGGAGCGCAGCGACTTCTCCAGCATCATCACCAAGATCAAGCTCGCCAAGCCCGACGTGATCTACTTCGGCGGTCTATACGGCCAGATCGGGCCGTTCGCCAAGCAGCTGCGTGAATCGGGCGTGAACACCCCGGTCATGGGCGGCGACGGCCTCGACAGCCCCGACCTGCTGACCCTCGCGGGCGCCGGAGCCAAGGACGTGTACTTCAGCACCATCGCGCCACCCCTGAACGTGGTACCTGCCGCCAAGACGGTGGCTGTGCGCTACAAGGCCGCGTACAAGAAGGACATCCAGGGCTACGGCATCATGGGCTACGACAGCGCGACCGTGGTGGTCAAGGGCATCATGAGTGCCATGAAGGCGAACGGCAACAAGCTGCCCAGCCGCGCCCAGGTCGAAAGCGCCATCCGCAAGACCAACCTGACCACCGGCACACTGACCGGCCCCATCGACTTCAACAGCGTCGGTGACCGCGTGACCGCCAAGATGTACATTCGCCAGATCGACGCCAAGCTGAACGTCACGACCGCCGGTACCGTGGACGTGAAGGCTCCGAAGCCCTGA
- a CDS encoding ABC transporter ATP-binding protein, which yields MSYLTAENISKTYGTSTALSPLNLSLEKGELVTLLGPSGCGKTTLLRIVAGFAVPTTGRVLLGGNDLTPLPAARRQMGMVFQAYSLFPNMTAQDNVKFGLKVRGVSAAETEKRLKTLFELIGLSDMRQRFPNQLSGGQQQRVALARALAIEPQVLLLDEPLSALDAQVRLNLRDEIRRVQRETGTTTLFVTHDQEEALAISDRVVVMEKGKIAQLGTPEDIYRRPASPFVAEFVGTANRLDATVLDQERGLIEVAGWTGAPIAVEAARAFRKGQRLRLYLRPRNSS from the coding sequence ATGAGTTATCTGACTGCTGAAAATATTTCCAAAACCTACGGCACGAGCACGGCTCTGTCTCCGCTGAATCTTTCGCTGGAAAAGGGCGAACTGGTCACGCTGCTGGGGCCGTCGGGATGCGGCAAGACCACGCTGCTGCGGATCGTGGCGGGGTTTGCGGTGCCCACCACCGGGCGGGTGCTGCTGGGCGGCAACGACCTGACGCCGCTGCCCGCTGCCCGGCGCCAGATGGGCATGGTCTTTCAGGCCTACAGCCTCTTTCCCAACATGACCGCTCAGGACAATGTGAAATTCGGTCTGAAGGTGCGCGGCGTGAGCGCTGCCGAAACCGAAAAACGGCTGAAGACCCTGTTCGAGCTGATCGGCCTGTCGGATATGCGTCAGCGTTTTCCCAATCAGCTGTCGGGCGGGCAGCAGCAGCGGGTGGCCCTGGCGCGTGCATTGGCGATCGAGCCACAGGTGTTGCTGCTCGACGAGCCGCTGAGTGCACTGGACGCTCAGGTTCGGCTGAATCTGCGCGACGAGATTCGCCGGGTCCAGCGCGAAACCGGCACCACGACCCTGTTTGTGACGCACGATCAGGAAGAGGCGCTGGCGATTTCCGACCGGGTGGTGGTGATGGAGAAGGGCAAGATCGCCCAGCTCGGCACCCCGGAAGACATCTATCGCCGTCCGGCCTCCCCCTTCGTCGCTGAATTCGTGGGCACCGCCAACCGTCTGGACGCGACGGTTCTGGATCAGGAACGCGGCCTGATCGAAGTGGCAGGCTGGACGGGTGCGCCCATCGCGGTGGAAGCGGCCCGCGCTTTCCGAAAAGGTCAGCGGCTGCGGCTGTATCTGCGCCCGAGGAACTCCAGCTGA
- a CDS encoding ABC transporter permease, with the protein MRQNLVAQTGRSLWIGIMALYFLVPLLGMAIYSLWAGGSKYDLSAYAQILQDPKFHETFRLSFGLAVETIIISFALVIPAAFWVNLRVPGLRNLLGQLSVLSFVVPPIVLVGGLTTLYKGPEWFVGTPQFLVAGYVVLSLPYTYRTLDTGLRALDLQTLSEAAQSLGAGWGTLLWRVILPNIRSAVLGASLLTLAIVLGEFTLANVLLFNTFAVYINYIGQTQGTPAAALSLISLAITWVAMLVMLRVGRGRVQLGGAK; encoded by the coding sequence GTGAGACAGAATCTCGTGGCCCAGACCGGGCGCAGCCTCTGGATCGGCATCATGGCGCTGTATTTTCTGGTTCCCCTGCTGGGAATGGCGATTTACAGCCTGTGGGCGGGCGGCTCGAAATACGATCTCTCGGCCTATGCTCAGATTTTGCAGGACCCCAAGTTCCACGAAACCTTCCGGCTGTCGTTCGGACTGGCCGTCGAAACCATCATCATCAGCTTCGCGCTTGTGATTCCGGCGGCCTTCTGGGTCAATCTGCGGGTGCCGGGGCTGCGGAATCTGCTGGGGCAACTGTCGGTGCTGTCGTTTGTGGTGCCGCCCATCGTGCTGGTCGGTGGCCTGACGACCCTGTACAAAGGGCCGGAATGGTTTGTCGGCACGCCGCAGTTTCTGGTGGCAGGCTACGTGGTCCTCAGCCTGCCGTATACGTACCGCACGCTCGATACCGGGCTGCGGGCGCTCGACCTGCAAACGCTGTCTGAGGCGGCACAGAGCCTGGGCGCGGGCTGGGGCACGCTGCTGTGGCGCGTGATCCTGCCCAATATCCGTAGCGCGGTGCTGGGCGCGTCACTGCTCACGCTCGCCATCGTGCTGGGCGAATTTACGCTCGCCAACGTGCTGCTGTTCAATACCTTCGCCGTCTACATCAATTACATCGGACAGACACAGGGCACGCCTGCCGCCGCGCTGTCGCTCATCAGTCTGGCGATTACCTGGGTCGCCATGCTCGTGATGCTACGGGTCGGGCGTGGCAGGGTTCAGCTCGGGGGAGCGAAATGA